One window of the Triticum dicoccoides isolate Atlit2015 ecotype Zavitan chromosome 3B, WEW_v2.0, whole genome shotgun sequence genome contains the following:
- the LOC119278240 gene encoding probable glucuronosyltransferase Os01g0926600 yields the protein MEKPRAMLALAAALALLLSCSGVVVRGQDTERIEGSAGDVLEDDPVGRLKVYVYELPTKYNKKMVAKDSRCLSHMFAAEIFMHRFLLSSAIRTMNPEEADWFYTPVYTTCDLTPWGHPLPFKSPRIMRSAVQFISSHWPYWNRTAGADHFFVVPHDFGACFHYQEEKAIERGILPLLRRATLVQTFGQKDHVCLKEGSINIPPYAPPQKMKTHLVPPETPRSIFVYFRGLFYDTANDPEGGYYARGARASVWENFKNNPLFDISTDHPPTYYEDMQRAIFCLCPLGWAPWSPRLVEAVVFGCIPVIIADDIVLPFADAIPWDEIGVFVAEDDVPKLDTILTSIPMEVILRKQRLLANPSMKQAMLFPQPAQPGDAFHQILNGLARKLPHSKSVYLTPGQKALNWTQGPKGDLKPW from the exons atggagaagCCGCGGGCGATGCTGGCCCTCGCGGCGGCGCTCGCGCTGCTCCTCTCCTGCTCCGGCGTCGTCGTCAGGGGCCAGGACACCGAGAGGATCGAAG GGAGTGCTGGTGATGTGCTGGAGGATGATCCCGTTGGGAGGCTCAAGGTGTACGTCTACGAGCTCCCCACCAAGTACAACAAGAAGATGGTGGCCAAGGACTCCAGGTGCCTCAGCCACATGTTTGCCGCCGAGATATTCATGCACCGGTTCCTGCTGTCGAGCGCGATCCGGACCATGAACCCGGAGGAGGCCGACTGGTTCTACACTCCGGTGTACACGACCTGCGACCTTACTCCGTGGGGCCATCCCTTGCCCTTCAAGTCCCCGCGGATCATGAGGAGTGCGGTTCAGTTCATCTCATCACACTGGCCTTATTGGAACCGGACGGCGGGAGCTGATCATTTCTTTGTCGTGCCGCATGACTTTGGGGCATGCTTCCATTATCAG GAAGAAAAGGCGATTGAACGGGGGATCCTTCCATTGCTTCGCCGCGCTACACTTGTCCAGACATTCGGGCAGAAGGATCATGTCTGCCTAAAGGAGGGCTCAATCAATATCCCACCATATGCTCCTCCCCAGAAAATGAAAACTCACCTTGTTCCCCCGGAGACCCCGCGTTCCATCTTTGTGTATTTCCGTGGTTTGTTCTACGATACGGCGAATGATCCCGAGGGTGGTTACTATGCAAG AGGCGCCCGTGCCTCGGTGTGGGAGAACTTCAAGAACAACCCTCTGTTCGACATCTCGACGGACCATCCGCCCACCTACTACGAGGACATGCAGCGCGCCATCTTTTGCCTGTGCCCTCTAGGCTGGGCTCCGTGGAGCCCCCGTCTCGTGGAGGCCGTGGTGTTCGGGTGCATCCCGGTGATCATCGCGGACGACATTGTGCTGCCCTTCGCGGACGCCATCCCGTGGGACGAGATCGGCGTGTTCGTCGCGGAGGACGACGTGCCCAAGCTTGACACCATCCTGACCTCCATCCCCATGGAGGTGATCCTCCGGAAGCAGCGGCTGCTGGCGAACCCGTCGATGAAGCAGGCCATGCTGTTCCCGCAGCCCGCGCAGCCCGGTGACGCCTTCCACCAGATCTTGAACGGGCTGGCGCGGAAGCTCCCGCACAGCAAGAGCGTGTACCTGACCCCGGGGCAGAAGGCGCTGAACTGGACCCAGGGCCCCAAGGGCGACCTGAAGCCATGGTAG
- the LOC119278241 gene encoding microfibrillar-associated protein 1-like, whose translation MSVAAGVSDAAIAVRDKLRGKIGQTKVKRYWPGKKPEWADEAEDDIDLRAARVSLDEAFPKAEEGDRDRDRPPKDDRRLRRLAETRAENKEELRADHRRIRQAEIVSTAEEERDRQEAQAEEEDDEDAQEERRRRIKERQRLRAQEEEELLPQEDEPLEDDVQESEESEYETDSEDEQMGMAMVKPVFIPKAQRDTIAERERLEEEERQAEENIRKRLEARKIETRQIVVEEIRKDEHIQKALNEDASIEDVDTDDELNEAEEYESWKNREMARIKRDREERYARLKEKEEIDKVRNMTEEERREWEKKNPKPSLQKSKQKWNFMQKYYHKGAFFQESGDDVSQSAGRDAIYTRDFSAPTGEDKMDKSILPKVMQVKHFGRSGRTKWTHLVNEDTTDWDAPWATNGPLRTKYNAKMAGMNAPIAKPKGSKKMKDWDTKRDD comes from the exons ATGTCCGTGGCGGCGGGGGTCAGCGATGCGGCCATCGCGGTGCGCGACAAGCTGCGGGGCAAGATCGGCCAGACCAAGGTGAAGCGCTACTGGCCGgggaagaagcccgagtgggccgaCGAGGCCGAGGACGACATAGATCTCCGCGCGGCCAGGGTCTCCCTCGACGAGGCGTTCCCCAAGGCCGAGGAAGGGGACCGGGACCGGGACCGGCCCCCCAAGGACgaccggcggctgcggcggctcgcGGAGACGCGCGCGGAGAACAAGGAGGAGCTCAGGGCCGACCACCGCCGCATCCGGCAGGCCGAGATCGTGTCCACCGCCGAGGAGGAGCGGGACAGGCAGGAGgcgcaggcggaggaggaggacgacgaggacgcGCAGGAGGAGCGGCGGAGGAGAATCAAGGAGCGGCAGCGCCTGCgggcgcaggaggaggaggagctgctcccGCAGGAGGATGAGCCGCTGGAGGATGACGTGCAGGAGTCGGAGGAGTCCGAGTACGAGACCGACTCGGAGGACGAGCAGATGGGCATGGCCATGGTGAAGCCCGTCTTCATACCCAAGGCGCAGCGGGACACCATCGCCGAGCGCGAGCGgctcgaggaggaggagcggcAGGCGGAGGAGAACATCAGGAAGAGGCTCGAGGCTAGGAAGATTGAGACCAGGCAGATTGTGGTGGAGGAGATCAGGAAGGATGAGCACATTCAGAAGGCGCTCAACGAGGATGCTAGCATCGAGGATGTCGACACGGATGATGAGCTGAACGAAGCTGAGGAGTATGAGTCATGGAAGAACCGTGAGATGGCGCGGATTAAGAGGGACAGGGAGGAAAGGTATGCAAGGTTGAAGGAGAAGGAAGAGATTGACAAGGTGAGGAATATGACTGAGGAGGAGCGCCGGGAGTGGGAGAAGAAGAACCCGAAACCTTCTCTCCAGAAGTCCAAACAGAAGTGGAACTTTATGCAAAAGTACTACCACAAGGGTGCCTTCTTCCAGGAGAGTGGTGATGACGTGAGTCAGTCAGCTGGTAGAGACGCTATATACACCCGTGATTTCTCTGCGCCCACCGGTGAAGATAAGATGGACAAGAGCATCTTGCCTAAGGTCATGCAAGTCAAGCATTTCGGGCGGAGTGGCAGAACAAAGTGGACACATCTTGTTAACGAGGACACTACTGACTGGGATGCACC ATGGGCTACAAACGGGCCGCTGCGAACAAAATATAATGCAAAAATGGCGGGCATGAATGCACCTATTGCTAAACCAAAGGGAAGTAAGAAGATGAAGGATTGGGATACAAAGCGAGATGATTAA